GCGCCGACCCGCAAGGCAAGCTACGGCTCGATGAGCCGAGATCGCGCCTGGGCGCTGCGCTGGTCCTATTTCTTTCTCGTCCTGTTCGTCATCTTCTTCCTGGTGCCGCCGCTCTACATGCTGATCACCTCGCTGAAGGGCAGCGCGGAGATCTCGGCGGCGACCAATCCCTGGTGGGTGTTCAACCCGACGCTGGAGAACTACCGCGCGCTGCTCGGCTCCGGCCAGTTCCTCACCTTCGCGCGCAATTCGGCCGTCGTCTCGACCGTCGTGGTGGCGATCACCATGCTGATCTCCATTCCCGCCGCGTTCGCCCTGTCGCGCATGCGCTTCTGGGGCTCGGCGACGCTCGCCACCGGCGTGTTCCTGACCTATCTCGTGCCCGACACGCTGCTGTTCATTCCGCTGTTCAAGATGTTCGCCGTGTTCCACGAATGGACCGGCATCCAGCTGCTCAATCGCTGGTGGGTGCTCCTCGTGGTCTATCCGACCCTCACCGTGCCGTTCTGCACCTGGATCATGATCGGCTATTTCGCCTCGATCCCGAAGGAGCTGGACGAAGCCGCGATCATCGACGGGGCGAGCTGGCTGCAGACGCTCACCCGCATCTTCGTTCCCGTCGCGCTGCCCGGCATCATCGCCGCCACCATCTTCGCCTTCACGGTGAGCTGGGCGCAGTTCCTCTATCCGCTCGCCTTCACCACCTCGGTCGACCAGCTCGTCCTGCCGGTCGGCATCATCACGACGCTGATCAAGGGCGACGTGTTCAACTGGGGGCAGATCATGACCGGGGCGCTGCTCGGCGCCGCCCCGCCGCTGATCATCTACGCCTTCCTGATGGACTATTACATCGCGGGCCTCACCGCCGGCGCGACCAAGGGCTGAAGAGGGACATATGGCGGGCGTTACCCTGACCGACGTCGTCAAGCGCTATGACGACGTGGAGGCCGTGCGCGGCATCAATCTCGACATTGCCGACCACGAATTCGTCGTGCTGGTCGGCCCGTCCGGCTGCGGCAAGTCGACGACGCTGCGCATGATCGCGGGCCTCGAGGATATTTCCGGCGGCGAGATCGCGATCGACGGCGAGGTGGTCAACGACGTGCCGCCGAAGGACCGGGACATCGCCATGGTGTTCCAGAACTACGCGCTCTATCCGCATATGACGGTGGCCGAGAACATGTCGTTCGGCCTGCGCCTGAAGCGCTTCCCGAAAGCCGAGATCAAGAGCCGCGTCGACGAGGCCGCGCGCATCCTCGACATTGCCGAGCTCTTGAACCGCAAGCCGAAGGCGCTGTCCGGCGGCCAGCGCCAGCGCGTCGCCATGGGCCGCGCCATCGTGCGCCACCCGAAGGTCTTCCTGTTCGACGAGCCGCTGTCGAATCTCGACGCCAAGCTGCGCGTGCAGATGCGCACCGAGATCAAGAAGGTGCACCTCAGGGTGCGCACCACCACCGTCTATGTCACCCACGACCAGATCGAAGCGATGACGCTCGCCGATCGCGTGGTGGTGATGAACAACGGCCGGATCGAGCAGATCGGCCCGCCGAACGAGCTCTACCATCATCCGAAGACCCGGTTCGTCGCCGGCTTCATCGGTTCGCCGGCCATGAACTTCGTGCCCGCCCGGCTGGAAGAGGCGAGCGGGGCGCTGCGCATCCGGCTCACGGACACGATCGCGCTCGCCGTCCCCGAATCCAAGACCGCCCGCTACCGGCCGCATGCCGGCAAGGCGGACCTCCTTCTCGGCATCCGCCCGGAACATCTGACCGAGACCGACCCGCACATGCCGCGCGGCAAGGAGCCGTTCGACATCAGGCTCGACGTCATCGAGCCGATGGGCAACGAGACGCTGGTCTATTTCACCATTGCCGGCGCCCAGCTCTGCGGCCGGGTCGATCCCAATGCCGGTGCCGCCGACGGCCAGCCGATGCGGCTTGCCGCCGACCTCAATCACATGCACCTGATCGACGCGGCGACCGGCCTCGTGCTCTGAAGGCACAGCGCCCGCTGCGGGACGGCGCATGGAACGGGATGCGGGCCGCGCTGCGGCTTGCCGCACCTGCGGATAAGCCATCGTGGTTCCAGCGGAAGCGGCTTGCTTCCGGCTCCACATGTCGATATGTCTCGACATATGGAAAACGATCAAGCGATCCTCGCCTTCGCGGCCCTCGCCCAGCTCACCCGGCTCGAGGTCTTTCGCCTGCTGGTGGCGACCGAGCCGGAGGGACTGCCGGCTGGCGAGGTCGCACGCAGGCTGGCCGTGCCGCACAACACGATGTCTTCGCATCTCGCCGTCCTGAGCCGCGCAGGCCTTGTTCGATCCGAGCGCGCGAGCCGCTCGATCGTCTATCGCGCCGATCTCGACGCCCTGCACGCCGTGATCGCCTTCCTCGTCAAGGATTGCTGTGGCGGCCGGCCCGAGGTCTGTGTGCCCCTGCTGGCGGAACTCGCCCCCTGTTGCCCGCCCAAGGCCCCCACCAATGCCTGACCGTGTCTTCAACGTGCTGTTCCTCTGCACGCACAACAGCGCCCGTTCCATCATGGCCGAAGCCCTGCTGAACCATCTCGGCAAGGGGCGCTTCCGCGCCTTCTCCGCAGGGAGCGAGGGAGCGCCCGGCCCGAAGCCCATGGCCCTGAAGGTGCTCGAAGCCGAAGGCATTCCGACGGCGGGCCTCGCTTCGAAAGTCTGGGACGTGTTCGCCCGGCCCGAGGCCCCTGTCATGGACATGGTCATCACGGTCTGCGATCAGGCCGCGGGCGAAGCCTGTCCGCATTGGCCAGGCCAGCCAATCACGGCACATTGGGGAATAGAGGATCCTTCCAGCGCGCGGGGCAGCGAGGTCGCGCGCGAGCGGGCCTTCGTGACCGCCCTCCGCTATCTGCGCAACCGGATCAATCTCCTGGTGGCGCTGCCGGCCCCAAGTCTCGACCGGATGGCGCTCACCCAACGCGTGCGGCAGATCGGCTGCCTCGAAGGCGCAAGTCGCCGGCTTCCGGAGGCGGGGTGATGGACGTCGTCATCTACCACAATCCCGCCTGCGGGACGTCGCGCAACACGCTCGGCCTCATCCGCAATGCCGGGGTCGAGCCGCATATCGTCGAATATCTGAAGACGCCGCCGACACGCACGCTGCTGTGTCAGCTCCTCGACCGCGCCGGGCTGACGGTCCGACAGGTTCTGCGCGAGAAGGATACGCCCTTCGCGACGCTCGGGCTTGGCGATCCCAGCCTGTCGGACGAGGCCCTGCTCGCCGCGATCGAAGCCCATCCCATCCTGATCAACCGTCCCCTGGTCGTATCGCCCAAGGGCGTCCGGCTCTGCCGTCCGTCGGAAGCCGTTCTTGCCTTGCTGCCACCGCAGCGCGGCGCATTCCGCAAGGAGGATGGAGAGCTCGTCGTCGACGCCGGCGGCCAACCCGTCCTGCACAGGTGACAGCCCGTGTCGACCTTCGAACGATACCTCACCGTGTGGGTCGCACTCTGCATCGTCGCCGGCATCGCGCTCGGCCATCTCATGCCCGGCGTCTTCCAGGCCATCGGCGGAGCGGAGATCGCGCAGGTCAATCTGCCGGTTGCGCTGCTGATCTGGCTCATGGTCATTCCCATGCTGCTGAAGATCGACTTCGCCGCACTCGGCGAGGTCGGCCGGCACTGGCGCGGGATCGGCGTGACCCTGTTCATCAACTGGGCGGTGAAGCCCTTTTCCATGGCGGTGCTCGGCTGGCTGTTCATCGCCTGGCTGTTCCGCCCTTATCTGCCGGCCGACCAGATCCCGAGCTACATTGCCGGCCTGATCATCCTGGCAGCGGCGCCCTGCACTGCCATGGTCTTCGTCTGGTCGAACCTGACGAAAGGCGAGCCGCATTTCACCCTGAGCCAGGTCGCGCTGAACGACGCCATCATGGTCGTCGCCTTCGCGCCGATCGTCGGCCTGCTCCTGGGCCTCTCCGCCATCACCGTGCCCTGGGGCACCCTCGCCCTCTCGGTGGTGCTCTACATCGTCATCCCGGTGATCGTGGCGCAGATCGTCCGCGGCCGCGTGCTCGCCCGCGGCGGGCGGGCCGCGCTCGACCGCCTGCTCGAACGCCTCGGGCCGGCTTCGCTGATGGCCCTGCTCGCCACGCTCGTCCTGCTGTTCGGCTTCCAGGGCGAGCAGATCCTCAGGCAGCCCATGGTCATCGCCCTCCTGGCGGTGCCGATCCTGATCCAGGTCTATTTCAACGCCGGCCTCGCCTACATGCTGAACCGCCTCGCCGGCGAGCAGCACTGCGTGGCAGGCCCGTCCGCGCTGATCGGCGCCTCCAACTTCTTCGAACTTGCCGTCGCCGCAGCCATCAGCCTGTTCGGCTTCCATTCCGGCGCGGCGCTCGCGACGGTCGTCGGCGTGCTGATCGAGGTGCCGGTCATGCTCACCGTCGTCTGGATCGTCAACCGGTCGAAGGGCTGGTATGAGCGCGGGGCCGGCGTGCGGAAGGCCGAGCCGGCGGAGTAATTCCACCGCGCGGCCGGCCTATTCCGGCCTGAAATTCATCGCCACGCCGTTGATGCAATAGCGCAGCCCGGTCGGCGGCGGGCCGTCCGGGAAGACATGGCCGAGATGGCCGCCGCAGCGGCTGCAATGCACCTCGGTGCGCACCATGCCATAGGACCTGTCGATGCTCTCCTCGACGCTGCCGGCCACCGGCGTGTCGAAGCTCGGCCAGCCCGTGCCGCTCTCGAATTTCTTGTGCGAGACGAAGAGGTCCTGGCCGCAGCCGGCGCAGGAGAAGGTACCGGCGCGCTTTTCGTAATTGAGCGCGCAGCTGCCCGGCCGCTCGGTGCCATGGCCGCGCAGCACGGCATATTGCTCCGGCGTCAGCAGGCGGCGCCATTCCTCGTCCGTATGGGTGACGGGATAGCGGCTGGCCTGTTCGGCTGATGAGGTCATGGTTCCAGTCCTGGCGCTGTGCGGGCGGCGGCCGGCGGACCCTCGGCGGGCGCCGACCGGAGGCCGCGGTTCAGGTCCAAAGATGTGGTGCCGGACCCGACTTGTCGAGCCCGGCCGGCGGCCCCGCCCTTGCCGCGCCGGTCCCGCGGCAGAAGACCGGCGGGCCGGCTTGTCCCTGGCTGTGCCGGGACACGGACCGAAGGCCCGTCCCCGCCTCACTCTGCGGCGCCGCCGGCCGCGACCGGCACCGGCCGTGCCCGGCGCCGGTCCGGCGCGCGCGAGGGACGGCGGATCAGCGCGAGCGCCGCGACGAGAAGGCCCGCAATCAGCACCCAGGCGGCCGGCCTCAGGCCGATATCGATGGAGAAATTGGCCAAGAACACCCGCGAGGCCATGACGCCGGTGCGCAGGGCGTACCAGGCGGTCTCCAGGAACGCCGTCGCCGCGCTCGCCGCGACCGCCAGTCCGGCAAGCTGCAGCGGCGTCGCGGCAAGGTTCAGCCGGCGCATGAGCCGGAAGCCCATGAGCCAGAGGAACAGGCCCGCCATCAGCGTCGGCTCGGTGACGTCGATCTTGCTCTGCAGGAAGAAATGCAGGATGGCGAGCACGGCCAGCCCATAGACGATGCGGTGCAGGCGGTTCCACCTGGCGGCGCCGAGGCGGCGGATCATGGCGTCCGTCGAGGTCGCGCCGAGCGCGGCAAGGCCGATCAGCGCGGCAAAGCCGATGGTGAGATAGAAGCGCAGCACGATCTCGCTGGCGACCTTGGAAAGATCATAGGCCTGATCGACCACATAGAGGCCGAGATGCAGCACCGCATAGGCGAGCGCCGCGACGCCGACCATGCGGCGGACGAGGATCAGCCGCGGCCAGTTGAAAATGTGGCGGGCCGGCGTCACGGCGAGCGACAGGAGCAGAAGCCGCACCGTCCAGTCGCCGGTCTGATGGATCGCTTCCGTCACCGGCTTGGAGCCGAGCAGCCCGGCCGCCGCCTGGACGGCGAGCCAGAGGCCGGGCGCGACGACGCCGGCAAAGGCAACGAGTTTCAGCCAGGACAATCGGCCGGTCCGGTCGTTCCATGGCAGCATGCGCCCGATCTCCGTGAAGGTTCCGATGTGACGCCATACGGTGGCACACGGCAAGCCGTTACGGCGCCCGCCTCACGAATCGGTGATGCCCAGCGGGCCGACGCCCCCCTTCGCAGCCCCGAGCAAATAGCGGATACAACATGAAACAATAAAACTGTGCCCGGAACCGAGCGGCCGCGCGATAACACAGCCATGTCCAGCCAACCGCACATTCTCGTCGTCGAAGACGACAATGAAATCAGCAAGTTGCTGACACGCTACCTGCGCAGCAACAATTTCCGCGTCACCGTCGCGCCCGACGGCCAGGATTTCGACCGGCTGCTCACCGACAACCGTTTCGATCTCATCATCCTCGACATCATGCTACCGGGCGAGGACGGGCTGAGCCTCTGCCGGCGAGTCCGGGCGCAGAGCTCCATTCCCGTCATCATGCTCTCGGCGCGCGGCGAGGATCTCGACCGCATCATCGGCCTGGAAGTGGGCGCCGACGACTATCTCGCCAAGCCGTTCAACCCGCGCGAGCTGCTCGCCCGGATCCGCGCCGTGCTGCGCCGGACCAGCGAGGCGGCGGCCGCCCCGGCCCGCCCCGAGGGTGTGCGGCAATACCGCTTCCTCGGCTGGACGGTCGATACCATCCATCGCACGCTGACCAATGCCAGCGGCGCGCGCATCGCCATCACCAGCGCCGAATTCGACCTCCTGCACGTCTTCTGCGAGCGGCCGGGCCGCACGCTCAGCCGCGAGCAGATCGTCGATCTCACCCAGGGCCGCGCCGTCGGCCCGTTCGAGCGCAGCGTCGACATCCTGGTCAGCCGCCTGCGCGGCAAGATCCGCCTCGGCCCGGACGAACCGAGCATCATCGTCACGGTCCGCTCGTCGGGCTACCAGTTCACCCCCCAGGTGGAAGCGGCCTGATGCGCTGGATGCTCGATCTCCGGCCGCGGCGGATCACGGTGCAGATCGCCGCGCTGGTGGTCAGCGCGGTGGCGATCTTCCATCTCATCGTGACCATCGTCTATTCCTTTTCCAATCCCGAGCTCGGGCCGCGCCATCCCGGCGAGCTCGCCGGCCGGGCGGCGGCGCTGCTGTCGCTGATCACCGCGAGGCCGAGCGCCGAGCGCGACCGGCTGATGGCGAACCTCGCCAGCGCGCGCCCGGACATCACCATCCGCCGCGAAACGGCGGCCGTGCCGCCCGACAAGCCGCCCGCGGTGCCGGACCGGTTCCGGCGCATCGGCGCGGTGCCCGGCATTTCCGTCTGGTCGCTGGGGCGGGTCGCCGAGCCGCGGCCGGACGCCGCGGAAGACCTCCTGGTGCGGCTGCGCGACGGCGACATCTACCGCGTCACCTTCCCGCCGACGCTGCGGCCCCGGCCGTTCGGCCCGGGCGTCTCGACGCTGACCTTTCTCGGCATCAGCGTGATCATCCTCAGCCTCTGGGCCGCCCATGCGCTGGCCGGTCCGCTCAACCGCATCGCCGAGGCGGCGCGGCGCTATTCCGCCGACGGCGTGGCCATCGACCTGCCCGAGCGCGGCCCCGAGGAGGTGCGCCAGCTCGCCCGCGCGATGAACCAGATGCAGGCGCGCATCTCCAAGTTCGTCGCCGAGCGCACGCGCATGCTGGCCGCCGTCAGCCACGACCTGAGGACGCCGATCACCCGGCTGCGGCTGCGCGCCGAGTTCATGGACGACCAGAGCCAGAAGGCCGCCATGCTCAACGACCTCGACCAGATGGAGACGCTGGTGCGCGGCACGCTCAGCTATCTGCGCGACGGGCGCGGCGGCGAGCCGCTGACGCCGACCGAGCTGCCGAGCATCCTGATGGCGGTGAGCGACCAGTTCTCCGACATGGGCGTCAACGTGCCCTATGAGGGCCCCGAGGCGCTGCGCATGGACGTGCGGCCGACGGAGATCCAGCGCGCCGTGACCAATCTGGTCGAGAACGCGCTGAAATATGCCGGCGGCGCGCGCATGCGGCTCGCGCTCGAGCCGGCCGGCGGCGTCGCCATCGAGGTGCGCGACGACGGCCCGGGCATTCCCGAAAACGAACGCGAACAGATGCTCGAGCCCTTCGCCCGTGGCGATGCCGCCCGCAACCTCAACAGCGACACCGGCTTCGGCCTCGGCCTGACCATCGCCCGCGCCATCGCCGAGGGCCATGGCGGCCGCCTGGTGCTGACCAACCGCGCCCCGCGTGGCCTGACCGCGCGGCTGGAGCTGAACACGGGGCGGATGGCGCAGGCGGTGTGAAGGGAGAGGCCACGGGTCACCGCCTCCGAGGATCACGCCCGAAAGCTGCCGATCAGGCGAAAGACCGCCGCGTCTTCCTCATCGGCAAGTCCGGCCACAAGCCGCTGCAGCATGGCCTCGTCCGCGCCATCCACCAGGAGCACGCCGCCGCCCGACGGCACCGGCGGCGCGAGCGGATGGCCGGGCGCGTCGGCGGCCACCCGGCCCCATTGCACGGCGCAGCCCTCAGGAGATGCGACGGCGGCCGGCTGATTGCGAAGGACGATCGGCGCGAGAAAAGCCCCGGCCGGTGACGGCTCACGCCGGTCGAGGCGGCAGACGATGCGGCTGAAATGGGTGAGATGCGGGCGCATGAGCCGGCTCATCGGGCTCGGCGTGTCGACCAGCCGGCGGTACTCGGCGCTGTCGAGCACGCCGACGCCGGCAAGATCGTAGAGGGTGAAGAAACGCGCGCCGTCGCCCTCGCCCGCCTGGTAGCGCCAGGCGGCGAGGATGCCCGGCACGGTGAGCCGTTCCGGCACGTGCTCGATGCCGTGCCAGGCCTCATAGGCATCGAGGCGGCCCGGCGCGACGCCGTTCCACAAGGCGAGGAAGGCCGAACCCTGAAGCTTCATGCCGCCGTCTCCGGCCGCAGCATGACCTTGACGCCGGAACGGTCGCGCATGGCCGCGAAGCCGTCGAGAGCCGCGGCCAGCGGCAGGCGGTGGCTGATCAGCCTGCGGAAGCGCTCGGGCTCGGCGGCGAGGACGGCGAGCACGCGCGGCCAGGTGGCAAGCGGCGCGCGATAGGAGCCGCGCACGGTCTGGCCGGAGCGCACCAGCCTGACGAGATCGAGCGAAGCGGCCCGGGAATGGATGCCGACGACGATGAGCGTGCCGTCCTGGTCGAGCTCCGCCAGCGCTTCGCCGACGAGCCGGGCGACGCCGGTCGCCTCGATGACGGCGTCGAAGGGTCCGTCCTCGCCGGCCTCCGCGAGCGCCTCGGCCAGCGGCCGCGCGCCGACATCGACAAGCCTGTCGAAGCCGAGCGCGCGGGCCACGGCGAAACGGGCGGCATCGTCGCGGCCGGCAAGCACGATCTCGCCGGCGCCTGCGCTTTCAGCAAACAGCGCGACGCCGAGGCCGATCGGCCCAGGGCCGAGCACCAGGACACGGGCGCCGGGGCGGAACGCGGCCCGGTCGACCGCTTCCGCCGCCACCGTCATCGGCTCGGCGAGCGCCGCGATCTCGGCATCGAGCCCAGCCGGCACGGCAACGCAATTGACGGCGGGAACGGCGACCTCGGCGGCAAAGCCGCCGTCGCGGCGAATGCCGATGCCGGCGCGCGCCGCGCAGCGTTCGGCGGTTCCCGCGCGGCAGGCCGGACAGGCGCCGCAGACGACCGAAGGCCTGACGATGACCCGGGTGCCGGCGGCAAGGCCAGCGCCCGCCACGACACGGCCGGAAAATTCATGGCCGAGGGTCACCGGCATGGCGCTCGTCATGGCCTCATAACCGCCGGTCCAGTCGGCAATGTGCAGGTCGGTGCCACAGATGCCCGCCGCCTCGACGGCGACGATCACCTCGCCGGCGCCCGGGCGGGGCCGCGGCACCTCGACGAGGCCTATGCCGGGAGCCGGTTCAGACTTGCGCAGGGCCTGCATGGGCAACCTCCTGACGTGGCCATGGTTTGCGCGGAAACGCCTTGCACCAAAGCTGGCGGTCCTGCGCAGCTCGCGCCTCAGGATGAGGACGGTATCGTTGTGGATGCCGCGAGCTTACGCGGCGCGACTCAACGAACCTCATCCTGCGGTGCGAGCGCGTCGGCGCGGGCCTCGAAGGACGGCCGACCTGCTGCAGATCCAATCAATTCCCTGCTCGCCGCTCGCCGTTCACCACTGGCCTTCACTCCGGCTTCAGGCCGATGGCACGCACCACCTCGGCCCACTGGGCGGCCTCCTTGGCCATGAAGGCGGCGAGCTCGGCCGGGGTTCCCGGCACCGGGTCGGCGCCCAGCACCTTCATGCGATCGCGGACGGACTGGGTCGCCAGCGCCGCGGCGAAGGCCCTCTGCATGGCGTCGATCGCCTCCTGCGGCGTGCCGCGCGGCGCCACCAGGGCGAGCCAGGCGGACACGTCGTAGTCGGGGTAGCCCTGCTCGACCAGGGTCGGCACACCGGGCAGGAGGCCCGTGCGGTCCCTGGTGGTGACACCGAGCGCCTTCACCGTGCCGCCCTCGATCTGGCCGGAAACGGAAGCAAGCGTCGCGAAGGAGACCTTCAGCGTGCCGCCGATCAGGTCGGAGAGCGCCGGGCCCTCGCCGCGATAGGGCACGTGCTGCAGCTTGATGCCGGTGCGCAGCGCGAACAGCTCGCCGGCGAGATGCGCCACCGTGCCGGTGCCGCCGGAGGAGAAGGTGAGTGGGTCGCGTGCCGCCCGCGCGGCCGCTTCCAGCTCCCTCATGGTCGAATAGGGCGCATCCTTGCGCGCCACCACGACCAGCGGCAGCTTGGCGATCATCGAGACCGGGACGAGATCGGTCTTCCAGTCGAACGGCAGATTGTCGCGCGAGGCGGCGTTGATCACCATGGTGGTCGGCGCGGTCAGCACGGTGTAGCCGTCGGGCGCGGCCCGCACCACCGCGGTCGTCGCCGTGATGGTGGCGCCGCCGCCACGGTTCTCGACGACGAAGCGCTGGCCGATGAGATCGCCGGCGGCCTCGGCCGCGACACGCATGGTGACGTCGACGCCGCCGCCGGCGGCGAAGGGCACGATCACCTGGATCGGGCGGCTCGGAAAGCCCTGAGCGAAAGCCGGGCCGGCAAGGCCCGCCAGCGCCAGCGCGCCCAGGCCGCGCCGCGACAGAACCATTTCCCGCTCACCCATGACGTCCTCAGGTCCCATGCCCATGCTCCCATGCGGCGCGCGGCGCGCCGGGCGCCATTACGAGAGCCGCCCGCGCCGGCAGATCCAAGGACATAGCATAGCCGGCGCCGACCGCACGCGCGGCCCGCGCTTCGTGGGCATTTTGCTGCACCGCACAATTCATCGGTGGCGTTTTCCGCGCCGATGGCTTATGGGCAAGGCTTCAGCGTTCAATCGAGCCGACCGCAGCGCGCCCCGCGCGGCATGGCATCGGCCGTGCCCTTCCAGTCTCCGAACCAAGGCCATATCCGCCCGTGACGATCTCCGCCGCCATTTCTCCGCCGCTGGCCGAAGCGCTGGCCGAGCGCAACTACACCGACCTCACCCCGGTGCAGAGCGCGGTGATCGGCCCCGGCGCGCTCGACCGGGACCTGCTCGTCTCGGCCCAGACCGGCTCGGGCAAGACGGTTGCCTATGGCCTCGCCCTCGCTCCCACCCTGCTCGGCGGGCTCGAGCGGATGGCGCCGGCCGGCGATCCGCTCGCCTTGATCATCGCGCCGACGCGCGAGCTCGCCCTGCAGGTGCAGCGCGAGCTCGCCTGGCTCTATGCCAAGGCGGGCGCGCGCATCATCGCCTGCGTCGGCGGCATGGATCCCCGGCGCGAAAGGCGCCTGCTGGAGGAAGGCGCCCATATCGTGGTCGGCACGCCCGGCCGCCTGCGCGACCATATCGAGCGCAATGCGCTGATCCCCTACGGCGCTCGCGCGGTGGTGCTGGACGAAGCCGACGAGATGCTCGATCTCGGCTTCCGCGAGGATCTCGAATTCATCCTCGGCACCCTGCCGGAGGACCGCCGGACGCTGCTGTTCTCGGCCACCCTGCCTTCCGGCATCGTGACGCTCGCCAGGCGCTTCCAGCACGATGCCTTCCGGATCGAGGCCTCGCGCGGCGAGC
This window of the bacterium YEK0313 genome carries:
- a CDS encoding Tripartite tricarboxylate transporter family receptor — translated: MGPEDVMGEREMVLSRRGLGALALAGLAGPAFAQGFPSRPIQVIVPFAAGGGVDVTMRVAAEAAGDLIGQRFVVENRGGGATITATTAVVRAAPDGYTVLTAPTTMVINAASRDNLPFDWKTDLVPVSMIAKLPLVVVARKDAPYSTMRELEAAARAARDPLTFSSGGTGTVAHLAGELFALRTGIKLQHVPYRGEGPALSDLIGGTLKVSFATLASVSGQIEGGTVKALGVTTRDRTGLLPGVPTLVEQGYPDYDVSAWLALVAPRGTPQEAIDAMQRAFAAALATQSVRDRMKVLGADPVPGTPAELAAFMAKEAAQWAEVVRAIGLKPE